The Scylla paramamosain isolate STU-SP2022 chromosome 42, ASM3559412v1, whole genome shotgun sequence genome has a segment encoding these proteins:
- the LOC135093336 gene encoding oplophorus-luciferin 2-monooxygenase non-catalytic subunit-like: MKMESVVVALLVGLVMGGGVGAVAKSSCPLPADILPCLCFDDDPLGLVMDCSGVQNEPELAKSFTANFPTPDFYELRIIHDPMNLNQSLHFLKKSTFGEATFQRVNITGTQIITIDGYAFDKSKLTLTVLSLDWNKIEQFSFGSLARYTSLIALHLAHNNLRHIPQLVSPVLKFLDVTGNRPLVIEQEAFAETPLLEQIILSHTSQEKLERGLFTALGQMDVLDFSDNNLKEVQGGVIVTPNASMTVINLSNNEITMVHHDAIVGLASNALLSLAKNEITQLQQLHWQHIFDQLKLPYGLIDLSENPLLCGCEIAWIVLNDDYRNLFTDTTKCVNGEMVIFLDPLMYTTLCRPFV, translated from the exons ATGAAGATGGAGTCTGTGGTGGTGGCTCTCCTGGTGGGTTTGGTGATGGGTGGAGGTGTGGGTGCCGTTGCTAAATCCTCCTGCCCACTACCTGCTGACATTCTCCCTTGCTTGTGCTTCGATGATGATCCCCTTGGACTTGTGATGGATTGCTCAGGCGTGCAGAATGAGCCTGAGTTAGCCAAAAGCTTCACTGCTAACTTCCCAACGCCCGACTTTTATGAGCTAAGGATTATCCATGACCCAATGAATCTGAACCAGAGTCTCCATTTTCTTAAAAAGTCCACTTTTGGAGAAGCAACCTTCCAGCGAGTTAATATCACTGGCACACAGATCATCACCATTGACGGGTATGCCTTTGACAAGTCCAAATTGACGCTGACAGTTCTCTCTCTGGACTGGAACAAGATCGAGCAGTTTTCTTTCGGGTCCCTGGCAAGGTACACGTCCCTCATTGCTCTGCACCTCGCCCACAACAACCTCCGCCACATTCCACAGCTCGTGTCTCCAGTCTTGAAGTTCCTCGATGTGACCGGAAACAGGCCGCTGGTGATTGAACAAGAGGCATTCGCTGAGACTCCCTTGCTCGAGCAGATCATCCTATCACACACTAGCCAGGAGAAGCTCGAGCGAGGTCTCTTCACTGCGTTGGGACAGATGGACGTGCTGGACTTTTCAGACAACAACCTGAAGGAAGTTCAGGGCGGGGTTATTGTTACCCCCAATGCTTCCATGACCGTTATTAACCTTTCCAACAATGAGATTACTATGGTCCACCATGACGCTATTGTAG GTCTGGCCAGCAACGCCCTCCTGTCACTGGCGAAGAACGAGATCACGCAACTGCAGCAGCTTCACTGGCAGCACATCTTTGACCAGCTGAAGCTTCCCTATGGTCTCATCGACTTGTCTG aAAACCCATTACTATGCGGGTGCGAGATAGCGTGGATAGTTCTGAATGATGACTACCGGAACCTCTTCACCGATACCACTAAATGCGTGAATGGCGAGATGGTAATTTTCCTCGACCCTCTCATGTACACCACCTTGTGTCGTCCCTTTGTATGA